The following proteins come from a genomic window of Alosa alosa isolate M-15738 ecotype Scorff River chromosome 2, AALO_Geno_1.1, whole genome shotgun sequence:
- the LOC125291385 gene encoding vasodilator-stimulated phosphoprotein-like, with product MSESSICQARATVMMYDDASKRWIPAGSGAQSVSRLHIYHNTSINSFRVVGRKIQADQQVVMNCPVLKGQKYNEATPNFHQWRDSRQVWGLNFSTKEDASLFAASMMNALDVMSGQSNTMPPPVQNEPSLEEQEEQKRLERQRQEQLAKENLERERQAAASAAPPAPPSASAAPPPPPPPPPPPGPPPSTSAAAPPAPPGPPPPPGSGPPPPPPPPPPSGGGGGGSGGGLAEALAGAKLRKAAREESESKASDSKSSGSSGGGGGGGGGGGGGGLMGEMSAMLARRRKATDAPTPQKVDPQSGNSTQESSASNVSVQTDVKKPWEKTSTLPKTSSSPRPQESSSPIPSSPSSAVVSRIKPSNNNSEVGSCSESQLEKFKEDILEEMRKELQKIKDEIIQAVIQELQKNVATQDEQ from the exons TGAGTCCAGTATCTGCCAGGCTCGGGCTACTGTTATGATGTATGATGATGCCAGCAAACGATGGATACCTGCAGGATCAGGTGCTCAAAGTGTTAGCCGGCTACACATATACCACAATACCAGCATCAACTCCTTCAGAGTCGTGGGTCGCAAAATACAAGCTGACCAACAG GTGGTCATGAATTGCCCAGTTTTGAAAGGGCAGAAGTACAACGAGGCAACACCCAATTTCCACCAATGGAGAGATTCTCGCCAAGTGTGGGGTCTCAACTTCAGCACTAAAGAGGATGCATCCCTTTTTGCTGCTAGCATGATGAATGCCCTTGATGTAATGAGTGGACAGTCAAACACAA TGCCACCGCCTGTACAGAACGAGCCCTCTctagaggagcaggaggagcagaagAG ACTGGAGAGGCAAAGGCAAGAGCAGCTGGCAAAGGAGAatctggagagagaaagacaggctgCTGCATCAGCAGCACCTCCTGCTCCCCCCTCTGCTTCTGcagcacctcctccacctcctccacctcctccaccacccggACCTCCACCTTcaacatcagcagcagcaccacctgcCCCGCCTggccctccaccacctcctggATCAggcccacctcctccacctccacctccacctccctctggtggaggtgggggaggtaGTGGTGGTGGGCTTGCAGAAGCCCTCGCTGGAGCTAAACTACGTAAAGCAGCTAGG GAGGAAAGTGAATCCAAAGCATCAGACAGCAAAAGTAGTGGAAGCTCAGGaggcggtggtggtggaggtggcggcggtggtggtggaggactCATGGGAGAAATGAGTGCCATGCTAGCAAGACG GAGAAAAGCTACTGATGCCCCTACTCCCCAAAAAGTGGATCCTCAAAGT GGTAATAGCACTCAGGAGTCCTCAGCTTCAAACGTGTCTGTCCAAACTG ATGTCAAAAAACCCTGGGAGAAGACTTCTACTCTGCCAAA AACTTCATCCAGCCCTCGACCTCAGGAGAGCAGCAGCCCCATCccatcctccccttcctctgcaGTGGTGTCAAG GATCAAGCCTTCAAACAACAACAGTGAAGTAGGCTCATGTAGTGAGTCTCAGTTGGAGAAATTTAAAGAG GACATCCTTGAGGAAATGCGCAAAGAACTGCAGAAAATAAAGGATGAAATCATTCAAG CTGTCATTCAGGAGCTGCAGAAGAATGTTGCTACACAAGATGAACAGTGA